The Pseudomonadota bacterium sequence ACTCGTCTGTATCGCCGAGGGCCGGGCGCCGTTGGCAAGGCGCAACGACGAGGAATATTGGGGATATTTCGAGGAGGCGCAACATAGCCAGCGGTGGTCGGAACCGGTGAGATGGATGAGTTATTCTTCCGCGGGCCCTAACCCTCCAGCACCTCCCGGTAGACTTCGAGGGTCAGCCTCGCGGTGCGGTCCCAGCTGAACTGGGTGGCGCGTTGCAGGCCTTGCGCGCGCAGTTCCTGTCGCCTTGCGGGATCGTCAGCGAGCGCGCGCCAGGCGGTTGCCAGGCTCTCGACGTCGCCCACCGGGAAGTGGACGGCGGCGCCGCCGGCCACTTCCCTCAGGGTGGCGATGTCGCTCGCGAGCACGGGGCAGCCACAGGCCATGGCCTCGAGCACGGGGATCCCGAAGCCCTCGGCGCTTGAAGGATGGACCAGCAAGCAAGCGCTTTGCAGCAGCGCGATCAGGTCTCGTCGGGGCAGGGCGGGCTGCCACAGCACGCGGTCTGACACGCCAAGGGTTCGTACCAGCCGATCGAGTCCGCGCCCGGCTGCGCGCCGCTGAATCAGGACCAGACGCTCGCCTGGCTTGCCCATGGCCGCGAAGGCGCGCACGGCGTCGGCGTGGCGCTTGGAAGGTTGGTTGAGGCCGACCACCAAGAAAAACGGTGCGTCCGTGGCAAGCAGCTCCGAGGCGCGCTGTTGCGCCGCCCGGGGGTCGTTCGGCGCACGGAATTCCGGACCGCAGGCGTTCGGCGTCACCCGGATGCGGGGTGCGGCCGACGGCTCGAGACGCACGATGTCGTCGGCGGAGGCCTGGGAGACCGTCAAGATGCGTTCAGCGGTGCGAAGCGCACGCCGAATCCCGGCGGCGAAGAAGGCCTGACGAATGGGCCTGAGCCACGGTCGGGGATCGCAGCATTCCGGCTGCTCAAGCCACATGACGTCATGCAGTGTGACGACCGCCGGCAGCGGTACACCTCGACCCAGAATGTTGTAGGGCATGTGGAGCAGGCCCTCGTTCGGGAACCGATCAAGCCTGGCCGGCCAGAGCAAGGTGGAGGGTCCGTTGGCCTGGGCGCGAACCACGGTCGAGCTCACGTTGGGCGCATCGAACAACGCGCTCGGTGCGCTCGGATGCCTCCAGAAGTGAAAGGCGAGGTCCGGTGCCAGTGCAGGCACGCGATCGAGCAGGGCGCGGACGTAGGTGCCGATCCCGCTGGGACTCGGCCCCACGTAGCGTGCGTCGACAACCACTAGACCATCCATAGCGAGCTCGTGCAGGGTAGAATCTGGACATGCATCGGGCCATCGTACTGCTTGTCTGGTTGACCGCCTGCCGCACTCCAGCCGTGGACTCCGCCGGGTCCAACGGGGCGAAACGAACCGCGTACCAAATCGTCGCCGCCGGGCAGCGGCGGCCGATCCGATGGACCAAGAACGAGCAAGCTCGCGAGCTCGCTATCCGAACCTTGCGCAACACGGGTCAATCGAGCCACCACGTGGTGCGGCTCAACGGAGCCGAAAAGCCCCACGTGCATGACTACCACGATCTGACGGTGTTCGTGCTGAGCGGCAAGGTCAACATGCACCTTGGAGAACATGTCAGCAGCGTCGAAACCGGCGACGTGATCGACATTCCCGCGGGCCAGGCTCACTGGGCCGAAAACGCACAGCGCGCCGCCAGCGAAGCGTACGTTGTGTTCGTACCCGGCTTCGACGGCAAGGACCGCCGGCCGCTCAAGCCGTAGCCCGCATCGGTTGCCAAGTGCGGGTGCCAAGCCCGGGCTGGTGCGATAGTACTTGGCCCCTGCCGCGTACGGCTCCGTCATGACCCCGAACCAACCACGCCGCGGTCTGCTCTTCGTGCTCATCACGGTCCTGCTGGATTCGATCGGGCTCGGCATCATCATCCCTGTGATGCCGGACCTCATCATGGAGCTTACGGGCGAGGGCGTGGCTGCCGCGTCGCTCTACGGGGGTTGGCTGCTCTTTACCTTTGCCTCCATGCAATTCGTGTTTTCGCCGATCGTTGGCAACCTCAGCGACGGCTTTGGACGCAGGCCGGTGCTGCTGGCTTCGCTGGCAGCCTACGGTTTCAACTACCTCGTGATGGCTGTAGCGCCCAGTGTGGGATGGTTGTTTCTCGGTCGTATCGTGGCGGGGATCACGGGTGCCACCTACAGCACGGCCAATGCCTTCATCGCGGACGTCAGCGCGTCGGACCGGCGCGCGCAGGATTTTGGGCTCGTCGGAGCGGCTTTTGGCTCCGGCTTCATCCTGGGGCCTGTGATCGGTGGGGTTTTGGGCCAGTATGGCTCGCGCGTGCCGTTCTATGCGGCGGCTGCCTTTTCGCTCATGAACTGGCTATATGGGCTGCTGGTGGTGCCGGAGACGCTGCCAAGGGAACGCAGGCGTGCATTCCAGCTAGCGCGTGCCAATCCGGTGGGTGCGCTCCTGCAGCTCGGCCGCTATCCCAGGATGCTCGGGCTGGTCGTCGCGGTCCTGCTCTACCAGCTGGCGAGTTTCGTCAATCCGAGCACCTGGTCCTACTTTGCGATTCAGAAGCTGGCGTGGTCCGAGCGTGACATTGGGTACTCGCTCGGCGCTGCGGGTCTGTTGCTGGCGTTCGTGCAGGGGTACTTGACTCGTATCGCCATTCCACGCTTGGGTCGCCGCTCGGCCGCCCTGGTCGGTGTGTCCTTCGCCGGCGTCGGCTATCTGGGTTTCGCGTTCGCGACCCAGGGTTGGATGATGTACGCTTGGCTGGTGCCGTGGTCGCTGAGTGGCTTGGCCTTGCCGGCCATCCAGGGGCTGATGTCTAGTCGGGTGCCGGTCGACGCTCAGGGCGAGTTGCAGGGCGTGCTTTCGAGCTTGGGTGGTCTGGCAGCCGTAGTGGCGCCACCAATGATGACCCGGCTCTTCAGCTACTTCTCCTCCGCTCAAGCACCCGTCTATTTTCCCGGGGCAGCGTTTGCAGCCGCGGCCGCACTCGCGATGTGCGGGCTGATGATCCTCGCCCCCGCGCTGTCCCGTGCGACCGATTAGGATTAGGCGTCGGGTCGCAATAACCTGGTCAGATCGGCTTCGAGGCGCGCGGCCGGCAAGGCGCGCCGCCGCCGCGCGAATACTCCCTGTCTTTGAAGGCGGCGCAACGTCGCCGGACGCGATGGATCGGAGTCGTGGCCAGGTTATCTTGGCCCGACGCCTCAGGGCCCGCGGAAGAGGATTGGCTCGCATCGGTCAGCCGGAGCCTCCGTCCCGGGCCGCGCTGTCGCACATGCCGGCCACGCATACCAGACCCCGTTCGCATTCCTGATCCCGCGTGCAGGGCTCACCCCGCTTCTTCTGGCCGATGTCGCTGCCGCACGCGCAGATCAGTGCGGCCAGCAGCCCACATGCTGCCCGAGCCCCCGCGGCGCGGCGGCTGTGAAAAGCCCCTTCACCCTGGCGCCGTCGCCGGTCTGCCAATCCACTCTCCTGGCTTCGCTCAGGCTACTACAGCTGCCAGCCTGGGCTCCAGCAAGCCGGGACAGAAGAATCGGTGGGAACGTAACCGTTCATGGGGGTCTTTGCTTGGGCGACGGCTGCCTGGGGCCTGAACGCCTGCGCGTGGGAACGCTCCCGCAACGGACTTCCAGCCGCAGGTGCTACGCGGTGATCTCGATCCGCAGCAGCTGCTTGCCCAGGAACAGGTAGTCGCCGTGCTCGAGCTGTTCGGGTCCGGAAATCCTCAAATAGGTGCCATTGCGGGAGCCGGAGTCGCTGAGCACGAGCTGGCCCTCTTTGGTCTTCTCGACGCGAGCGTGCCGGCCGCTCATGTACACGTCGTTGGGGAAATTCATGTCGGTGCCCTCGCGTCCGATCTCCACAACGTCATCTCGGCAACAGCGGACCATCGCGTCCGCACCACCTTCAACGAGCTGCGTCACGGCGAACGAGCTGGCATGCTTGGGCGATGCATAGAAGTACACGCCGTCCTCGATCTCCGGACCCCCGCCGGCCGGAGTCTCGTCAACGCGCAGCACCTGCTGCCCGCACAGGAACACATCGCCCGACGTGAGCGATGCCGGCCGTCTTAGCCGGAGAAACACACCGTTGACGCTTCCTTCGTCGCGTACCATGAGCTTGATGCCCTCGTAGACGAAGCTCGCGTGCCGGGGGTTGAGCCAGGCGTCTTCCGGGAAAAGAACCTGCCCCTGGCTGCGACCCGCAACGTGCTGCTCGCCGTTGAGCGCGTAGCTGAGCCCATTCATGTTGGTGTCGCTGCCGCTGCGAATAACGACCAGTCGCGCCTTGCCCGGGGCCTGCATCGTCCCGAAGTACTCAGCCCTGAACTCGGCGATCTCGTCCGGGACAGCCATTCCGCAGCTACCACAGAACTTGTGGCCCAAAGGTACCGCGCTCGAGCATTTGTTACAGACGTAGTTCCGGGCTTGCTCCATCAGTTGCTCCCGCGACGAGGTGGATTGCTTGGACGCGGCCAACGCCAGGTCGTGGCCACAACTTGGACAGGCTCTCACGCCCAGGAGGCTGAAGGTGTCACAGCGGCCACACGCGATCCCGACCTTGAATTCCATGCTCCTGGCCTACACAGCGTGGCGACCCGGACGCATCCTAGGTCATGGCTTCGACCATCGTCAAATCGGCGCCGGCAAGCAAGCACGACAGCACCCGCCTTGCGCCGCCATCAATGTCCCCTGGCGGCAGTTCGCCGGGCGGGATGGATACCCGACGCCTTAGGCTCGACGATCCCACGTGCGAGCAGAGCCACAACGTCAACGCAGCCCAGCCCGCCGCGGTCCCGATCGAGGCCGTAGTCGATCCGGTGGTTCGGGTGAACGCGGCTCGAGCCAGCGGGGTCCAGGTCTCGGCGCGGCGGCGCACGACCCGAAGCGCATGGATATCACACCGTTGCGACAAGGTTACAGTGGGGACGCTGCCTTGCTCTCGGTTCATTGTATCACCGAAGCTCATTCGTGAATCCTTTGAGGATTATTCGCACTGCAGCGGTTGACAGGGCTGGACCATCAAGCGAGCGTCCCTGTCGTCTGCCATTGTCCGGCGGCGCTGCGTCGCCCCGGACGGTCGTCGGTCGATCTGGAGGTAGGGTAGCCAATGCGTGTCACGTCCTTGATAAGCTTCGTTGCACTTGCGCTGTGGACCGCGATCGGGACTGTGGCGCATGCTCAACATGGCGGGCTTGGGGGGCAACGTCATGCCGAAGAGGTGGTCGAGGAGGCGCTCGGTGACGAGGCCTTCGATATCATTCCTGGCGGGGTGTGGCTGTTCGGAGGCTACTACCGCTACACCATGATCCCGGATCCCTTTCAGGAGATCTTCTTTGACCAAGCCCCATTCATTGATAACCACGCCGGAGGCTTCGTCATCACGCGCCGTTTCGGCGACGGTTTCAGCATCGTTTTTGGGGGAGGCTACCTGGACTACCGGGCGGATGGTTACTTTCGGCTCAGAAACGATCCTTGGGACGACACCGAGTACGTGTTCAGCGACCTGGGGCTGGTGCACGCCACGGCTTCGTTTCTATGGGCCGGCGACCTGACCGACTGGCTCGCGATCGAATACGGTGTGGGCTTTGACTTCGGCTACGTGATCGGCAACATCGAGCGCACCGAAGCCGTGTACGTGGGCAACCGGTGGTATCCCTGTAGAGGTCCCCAAGACCCCGTGGTACACCTGCAGAACGATCCGCCGAACACCCCGATGATCGAGCCGCGGCGGCAGTATTGCGAGCCGCCCAGCACCCCGGGCGTGCGCTCCGATCCGGCGGGCGAACGTGGTGCCCACTATCAGGCTCGCGTCGAGCGCATGAGCCAGCGCGGCCAGTTGCCCGATGTGTTTCTTTTCCCGCTGATACCTCACGTGGCGATCCGAATTGCACCTGTCCCCGAGTTCACGATCAAGCTCGAGGCGGGCTACTCCCTGCTGCACGCTTGGGCCGGCGCCTCGATCCACGCCGGCTTCGAAGTGGCACCCACCAAGGTGCCGCGGCCGGTGCGGGTCGTTGAACGCACGGTTGAAATCGAAACCAGACCCCCACCCAAGGGCAGGATAAGCGGCGTAGTGGTCGAGAAGGGCCCCGGCACACCGGTGAGCGGTGCCACCGTGAAATTCACTGGCAGCGAGTTCTCACCGCTGGTGACGGACGGGGCCGGAGCCTTCACGA is a genomic window containing:
- a CDS encoding glycosyltransferase family 4 protein, with the translated sequence MDGLVVVDARYVGPSPSGIGTYVRALLDRVPALAPDLAFHFWRHPSAPSALFDAPNVSSTVVRAQANGPSTLLWPARLDRFPNEGLLHMPYNILGRGVPLPAVVTLHDVMWLEQPECCDPRPWLRPIRQAFFAAGIRRALRTAERILTVSQASADDIVRLEPSAAPRIRVTPNACGPEFRAPNDPRAAQQRASELLATDAPFFLVVGLNQPSKRHADAVRAFAAMGKPGERLVLIQRRAAGRGLDRLVRTLGVSDRVLWQPALPRRDLIALLQSACLLVHPSSAEGFGIPVLEAMACGCPVLASDIATLREVAGGAAVHFPVGDVESLATAWRALADDPARRQELRAQGLQRATQFSWDRTARLTLEVYREVLEG
- a CDS encoding cupin domain-containing protein gives rise to the protein MHRAIVLLVWLTACRTPAVDSAGSNGAKRTAYQIVAAGQRRPIRWTKNEQARELAIRTLRNTGQSSHHVVRLNGAEKPHVHDYHDLTVFVLSGKVNMHLGEHVSSVETGDVIDIPAGQAHWAENAQRAASEAYVVFVPGFDGKDRRPLKP
- a CDS encoding TCR/Tet family MFS transporter, with product MTPNQPRRGLLFVLITVLLDSIGLGIIIPVMPDLIMELTGEGVAAASLYGGWLLFTFASMQFVFSPIVGNLSDGFGRRPVLLASLAAYGFNYLVMAVAPSVGWLFLGRIVAGITGATYSTANAFIADVSASDRRAQDFGLVGAAFGSGFILGPVIGGVLGQYGSRVPFYAAAAFSLMNWLYGLLVVPETLPRERRRAFQLARANPVGALLQLGRYPRMLGLVVAVLLYQLASFVNPSTWSYFAIQKLAWSERDIGYSLGAAGLLLAFVQGYLTRIAIPRLGRRSAALVGVSFAGVGYLGFAFATQGWMMYAWLVPWSLSGLALPAIQGLMSSRVPVDAQGELQGVLSSLGGLAAVVAPPMMTRLFSYFSSAQAPVYFPGAAFAAAAALAMCGLMILAPALSRATD
- a CDS encoding FHA domain-containing protein, with translation MEFKVGIACGRCDTFSLLGVRACPSCGHDLALAASKQSTSSREQLMEQARNYVCNKCSSAVPLGHKFCGSCGMAVPDEIAEFRAEYFGTMQAPGKARLVVIRSGSDTNMNGLSYALNGEQHVAGRSQGQVLFPEDAWLNPRHASFVYEGIKLMVRDEGSVNGVFLRLRRPASLTSGDVFLCGQQVLRVDETPAGGGPEIEDGVYFYASPKHASSFAVTQLVEGGADAMVRCCRDDVVEIGREGTDMNFPNDVYMSGRHARVEKTKEGQLVLSDSGSRNGTYLRISGPEQLEHGDYLFLGKQLLRIEITA
- a CDS encoding carboxypeptidase-like regulatory domain-containing protein → MRVTSLISFVALALWTAIGTVAHAQHGGLGGQRHAEEVVEEALGDEAFDIIPGGVWLFGGYYRYTMIPDPFQEIFFDQAPFIDNHAGGFVITRRFGDGFSIVFGGGYLDYRADGYFRLRNDPWDDTEYVFSDLGLVHATASFLWAGDLTDWLAIEYGVGFDFGYVIGNIERTEAVYVGNRWYPCRGPQDPVVHLQNDPPNTPMIEPRRQYCEPPSTPGVRSDPAGERGAHYQARVERMSQRGQLPDVFLFPLIPHVAIRIAPVPEFTIKLEAGYSLLHAWAGASIHAGFEVAPTKVPRPVRVVERTVEIETRPPPKGRISGVVVEKGPGTPVSGATVKFTGSEFSPLVTDGAGAFTSYEFEPGQVAMELSHPDYEPGTCLAAVPDEGGVVSQRCELAAKPRMGNVDGRVVDVQGAPV